The Carnobacterium mobile DSM 4848 genome includes a window with the following:
- a CDS encoding NAD(P)/FAD-dependent oxidoreductase, translated as MSTKNIVVVGAGFAGVAATKKLAKRFKKNPDVKITLIDRHSYQTYMTELHEVAGGRVEPEAIQYDLQRLFCRLKNVTLVTDNVTKIDHDKKMVITENGVFPFDQLVLGMGGEPNDFGTPGVKEHAFTLWSMDDAIKIRHHIEAMVAKAALERDEAKRKAMLTFTVCGSGFTGIEMIGELLDWKKRLAKDNKISPSEITLMVVEAAPTILNMLTRKDADKAERFMDKKGIQLLKNSPITAVEPDHIVLKSGQKIPTYTLIWTAGVKANTDVEAFDMEAGRAGRLVANEYMEAKGIEGVYVIGDLVYYEETENTPTPQIVQAAEQTGHTAAENIIASIEGTEKKKYVGNYQGFMVSIGSKYGVAHLGKNIHLSGFIAILMKHLVNLYYYFGIRSGYYAVQYLFHEFFHIKDQRNVFRGHLSRYGNVLWSVPLRAFYGSMWLFEGVKKAFGLFGTTSWFGNEVALPFSWLQEATTGASEAADAGAVAEAAKPVFGLSYVYGEEPMMVFSKAPGWFESIMKVMIPTPEVALIFQKVMTLLEIAIGLALIAGLFVWLLSALTIGLVASFALSGMFYWANIWFVFVAIALMNGSGRALGLDYYVIPWIQKVAGKWWYGTPRSLYGKKS; from the coding sequence ATGTCTACAAAAAATATAGTTGTGGTTGGTGCAGGATTTGCTGGCGTTGCTGCCACAAAAAAACTAGCAAAACGGTTTAAAAAGAATCCAGATGTCAAAATTACATTGATTGACCGTCATTCTTATCAAACTTATATGACGGAGTTGCATGAAGTAGCCGGAGGACGTGTTGAGCCTGAAGCCATTCAATACGATTTACAACGTTTATTCTGCCGTTTGAAAAATGTTACCCTTGTAACAGACAACGTCACTAAGATCGACCATGACAAAAAAATGGTGATTACAGAAAATGGTGTCTTTCCTTTTGATCAATTGGTCTTAGGAATGGGCGGCGAACCAAATGACTTTGGGACTCCCGGTGTAAAAGAACATGCCTTTACGTTATGGTCAATGGATGATGCTATAAAGATACGTCATCATATAGAAGCAATGGTTGCCAAAGCTGCTCTTGAACGAGATGAAGCAAAACGCAAAGCAATGCTGACATTTACGGTTTGTGGTTCTGGATTTACAGGTATTGAAATGATCGGCGAATTACTAGATTGGAAAAAACGTTTGGCCAAAGACAATAAGATTTCCCCTTCAGAAATCACTCTGATGGTCGTAGAAGCAGCACCAACGATTTTAAATATGTTAACACGAAAAGATGCAGATAAAGCTGAACGCTTTATGGATAAAAAAGGCATTCAATTATTAAAAAATTCTCCTATTACTGCTGTTGAACCTGATCATATCGTCTTAAAATCAGGACAAAAAATTCCAACTTATACTTTGATTTGGACAGCTGGTGTAAAAGCTAATACTGATGTAGAAGCTTTTGATATGGAAGCAGGACGTGCTGGCCGCTTAGTAGCTAATGAATACATGGAAGCTAAAGGCATCGAAGGCGTTTATGTTATTGGAGACTTAGTTTATTATGAAGAAACTGAAAATACGCCTACTCCTCAAATCGTACAAGCTGCTGAACAAACTGGACACACAGCTGCTGAAAATATTATTGCGTCCATTGAAGGAACTGAAAAGAAAAAATATGTCGGAAACTACCAAGGTTTTATGGTTTCGATCGGTTCAAAATATGGTGTAGCTCATTTAGGAAAAAATATTCACTTAAGTGGTTTTATAGCTATTTTAATGAAACATTTAGTTAATTTATATTACTATTTCGGTATTCGTTCTGGTTACTATGCCGTTCAATACCTTTTCCATGAATTTTTCCATATCAAAGACCAACGCAATGTCTTCCGTGGACACTTATCTCGTTATGGAAATGTTTTATGGAGCGTACCATTGAGAGCTTTTTATGGTAGTATGTGGCTCTTTGAAGGTGTGAAAAAAGCCTTTGGTTTATTTGGAACAACTAGCTGGTTTGGAAATGAAGTCGCATTGCCTTTCTCATGGCTGCAAGAAGCTACAACTGGAGCTTCTGAAGCCGCTGATGCAGGAGCAGTTGCTGAAGCTGCTAAACCCGTCTTCGGTTTAAGTTACGTTTACGGTGAAGAGCCGATGATGGTTTTCTCTAAAGCACCCGGCTGGTTTGAAAGCATCATGAAAGTCATGATCCCTACTCCTGAAGTCGCTTTGATTTTCCAAAAAGTGATGACACTGCTTGAAATTGCTATTGGCTTAGCTTTGATTGCCGGCTTATTCGTTTGGTTGTTAAGTGCTTTAACTATTGGTTTAGTTGCCAGCTTTGCTTTATCCGGTATGTTTTATTGGGCCAACATCTGGTTCGTCTTTGTTGCTATTGCATTAATGAATGGCTCAGGACGTGCACTTGGTTTAGATTACTACGTTATTCCATGGATTCAAAAAGTTGCGGGCAAGTGGTGGTACGGCACACCTCGTTCATTGTATGGCAAAAAATCCTAA
- the ispF gene encoding 2-C-methyl-D-erythritol 2,4-cyclodiphosphate synthase: protein MLRIGQGYDVHQLVQERPCIIGGVTLPFEWGLLGHSDADVLLHAVIDALLGAAGKGDIGHFFPDDDPAFKDADSRVLLRKVCQELTAADFKIGNIDATILAEKPKMQPYLAEMKKNLAYDCQIGIERVNVKATTSEKMGFVGRQEGIAAMAICLLEKNKM from the coding sequence TACATCAACTGGTTCAGGAGCGTCCTTGTATTATCGGCGGTGTAACCTTGCCTTTTGAATGGGGGTTATTAGGCCATTCAGATGCCGATGTTTTACTACATGCTGTGATCGATGCACTGCTTGGCGCAGCTGGAAAAGGCGATATTGGCCATTTTTTCCCAGATGATGACCCAGCGTTTAAAGATGCCGATTCAAGAGTGCTGTTACGAAAAGTGTGTCAGGAATTAACAGCGGCAGATTTTAAAATCGGCAATATTGATGCAACGATTTTGGCCGAAAAGCCTAAAATGCAACCTTATTTAGCAGAAATGAAAAAAAACTTAGCATATGATTGTCAAATAGGTATAGAACGTGTTAACGTAAAAGCGACGACATCTGAAAAAATGGGGTTTGTCGGTCGCCAAGAAGGTATCGCAGCAATGGCCATTTGTTTATTAGAAAAAAATAAAATGTAG
- the cysS gene encoding cysteine--tRNA ligase: MLKIYNTLTRAKELFTPLEAGKVKMYVCGPTVYNYIHIGNARSTVAFDTVRRYLEYRGYQVDFVSNFTDVDDKIIKAAKELELTAPEVAERFIQAYYDDTMALGVEKATVNPRVMDNIPEIIDFITVLIEKGYAYAVAGDVYYRTRKFKKYGQLSGISLDELEVGASNRTEASENEKKEDPLDFALWKAAKPGEISWEAPWGAGRPGWHIECSVMATKYLGDTIDIHAGGQDLTFPHHENEIAQSEAKTGHPFANYWMHNGFVTMENEKMSKSLGNFVLVHDMIKQMDPQILRFFMATTQYRRPISYNDTTIEEARVNLNRLKTAFDNTSYRLTDAVEQTSEDQQYLDQLVEFKNHFINEMDDDFNAANGITVIYEMAKAMNIYSEQQEVSAVVLKAMLAQYQELMSIFGITFEQDTLLDDKIEALIEERTAARANKDFQRSDEIRDLLKREGIILDDTPQGTRWRRK; encoded by the coding sequence ATGTTGAAAATATACAATACACTAACAAGAGCAAAAGAACTATTTACACCACTGGAAGCAGGCAAAGTAAAGATGTATGTTTGCGGTCCGACAGTGTATAATTACATTCATATCGGAAATGCTCGGAGCACCGTGGCTTTTGATACAGTTCGCCGTTATTTAGAATACCGTGGTTATCAAGTAGACTTTGTTTCTAATTTTACGGATGTTGACGATAAAATCATTAAAGCTGCTAAAGAATTAGAACTGACTGCACCGGAAGTAGCTGAACGATTTATTCAAGCTTATTATGACGATACAATGGCATTAGGGGTAGAAAAAGCAACAGTTAATCCGCGTGTAATGGATAATATTCCAGAAATTATTGACTTTATAACGGTTTTGATCGAAAAAGGCTACGCTTATGCTGTAGCTGGAGACGTCTATTATCGGACACGTAAATTTAAAAAGTACGGGCAATTAAGCGGAATCTCGCTTGATGAGTTAGAAGTTGGAGCAAGCAACCGAACAGAAGCAAGCGAGAACGAGAAAAAAGAAGATCCATTAGATTTCGCTTTATGGAAAGCTGCTAAACCAGGTGAAATCAGCTGGGAAGCTCCATGGGGTGCCGGACGTCCTGGTTGGCATATTGAATGTTCCGTTATGGCCACTAAGTATTTAGGCGATACCATTGATATTCATGCAGGAGGACAAGATTTAACTTTCCCGCATCATGAAAACGAAATTGCTCAAAGCGAAGCTAAAACTGGCCATCCATTTGCCAATTATTGGATGCACAATGGTTTTGTGACCATGGAGAATGAAAAAATGAGTAAATCATTGGGAAATTTTGTTTTGGTCCATGACATGATCAAACAAATGGATCCGCAAATTTTGCGCTTCTTTATGGCTACAACCCAATATCGGCGTCCAATCAGTTACAATGATACAACGATCGAAGAAGCACGTGTCAATCTAAATAGATTGAAAACAGCTTTTGATAACACTTCTTACCGGTTGACCGATGCTGTGGAACAGACTTCGGAGGACCAACAGTATTTAGACCAACTGGTTGAATTTAAAAATCATTTTATCAATGAGATGGATGATGATTTTAATGCAGCTAACGGCATCACGGTGATTTATGAGATGGCTAAGGCAATGAACATTTATAGCGAACAACAAGAAGTATCAGCCGTTGTTTTAAAAGCTATGCTGGCACAATACCAAGAACTGATGAGTATTTTTGGGATTACATTTGAACAAGATACCTTATTGGATGATAAAATTGAAGCCTTGATTGAAGAACGTACGGCTGCTCGCGCAAATAAAGATTTCCAACGAAGCGATGAGATCCGTGATTTACTAAAAAGGGAAGGAATTATTTTAGATGATACCCCACAAGGAACCAGATGGAGAAGAAAGTAA
- the epsC gene encoding serine O-acetyltransferase EpsC, translated as MYRIKEDIQTIKKNDSSVKSTLEIILTYPSFYAILLHRIAHQLYKRKLYLLARIIANFSRFITGIEIHPGAVIGRRFMIDHGMGVVIGETAVIGEDVLMFHGVTLGGTGKDKGKRHPTIGNNVLLSAHVQVIGPITIGDHAKIGASAVVLESIPANVTAVGIPAKVVKKK; from the coding sequence GTGTACAGAATAAAAGAAGATATCCAAACCATTAAAAAGAACGATTCTTCTGTTAAAAGCACACTTGAAATCATCTTAACTTACCCAAGTTTTTATGCGATTTTATTGCATCGCATAGCGCATCAGCTTTATAAACGAAAATTGTATTTGCTTGCTCGGATCATCGCTAATTTTTCAAGATTTATAACGGGAATTGAAATCCACCCAGGAGCTGTTATCGGCAGAAGATTTATGATCGACCATGGAATGGGTGTTGTAATAGGCGAAACGGCGGTCATTGGGGAGGATGTTTTGATGTTCCATGGTGTAACGTTAGGCGGTACAGGCAAAGATAAAGGGAAACGGCATCCGACTATTGGCAATAATGTCTTATTGTCGGCACACGTTCAAGTAATTGGGCCGATCACTATTGGGGATCATGCTAAAATAGGAGCTTCAGCAGTTGTATTGGAATCTATCCCAGCTAATGTGACGGCAGTTGGAATTCCTGCTAAAGTAGTGAAAAAGAAGTAG
- a CDS encoding FMN-binding protein — translation MEIKKGFKLASVIFASTLVLAACGSDNTANDTSSEAVSSEAVSSDVVSSEATSSDVAAGELQDGTYKLEEKNLDKNGWKVDFTLTVKDGKITESNYDYLDKDGNLKSEDEEYQKAMKEKSGTGPAEYIPELNAELVAKGDPAGVEVVTGATHSSESFKKYAQQLVDAAKEGKTETIMVDNQVEE, via the coding sequence ATGGAAATCAAAAAAGGATTTAAGTTAGCATCAGTTATTTTTGCATCCACACTCGTTTTAGCTGCATGTGGCAGTGATAATACAGCAAATGATACAAGTTCAGAAGCTGTTTCAAGCGAAGCAGTATCAAGTGACGTTGTTTCAAGCGAAGCAACATCAAGTGACGTAGCCGCTGGCGAATTGCAAGATGGCACATACAAATTAGAAGAAAAGAACCTAGATAAAAATGGCTGGAAAGTAGATTTTACTTTGACAGTTAAAGACGGAAAAATTACCGAATCTAATTATGATTACCTTGATAAAGATGGCAACTTAAAATCAGAAGATGAAGAGTACCAAAAAGCTATGAAAGAAAAGTCAGGAACTGGCCCAGCAGAATACATCCCCGAATTAAATGCTGAATTAGTAGCTAAAGGCGATCCAGCTGGTGTCGAAGTTGTAACCGGTGCGACACATTCTTCAGAATCTTTCAAAAAATATGCACAACAGTTAGTTGATGCTGCTAAAGAAGGAAAAACAGAAACGATCATGGTTGACAATCAAGTAGAAGAATAA
- a CDS encoding polyprenyl synthetase family protein has protein sequence MPVHSLWKPYPELEKELEKVTQLMAKQVRLRNKEIETVLVDHIYSGGKMVRPAYTLLFSKFGDEEQSDRTQAVAAAIELLHTATLIHDDIIDDSPQRRGKPSVQGKYGKDVAVYAGDYLFTVCFRLLSSYAATADHMEINTRGMERILMGELDQMHLRYQQQMTIRNYLTQISGKTAQLFSLACYSGALNGGQTERFARNCYYIGSHIGMAFQIMDDILDYSQASEVFGKPVLEDVRQGIYTAPLIYALRKKNPRLQQLIAKQATMTEVDAKEVQQLVIESGSLSEAARLAEKYTKKALARIEQLPDQPEKAIIREITCNLLNRSL, from the coding sequence ATGCCTGTTCATTCTCTTTGGAAACCTTACCCTGAATTAGAAAAAGAGCTGGAAAAAGTGACCCAGTTAATGGCTAAACAAGTTCGTCTACGCAATAAAGAAATTGAAACCGTACTTGTAGACCATATCTATTCCGGCGGTAAAATGGTTCGCCCTGCTTATACGCTGCTCTTTTCTAAATTTGGCGATGAGGAGCAGTCAGATCGTACTCAGGCAGTTGCTGCTGCAATTGAATTATTGCATACGGCTACTTTGATCCATGATGACATTATTGATGATTCCCCACAAAGACGTGGGAAACCTAGTGTACAAGGCAAGTATGGTAAAGATGTCGCTGTTTATGCAGGCGATTATCTATTTACTGTCTGCTTTCGTTTACTATCTTCTTATGCTGCTACAGCAGATCACATGGAAATCAATACTAGAGGAATGGAACGCATTCTGATGGGCGAACTCGATCAAATGCATTTGCGGTATCAACAACAAATGACGATTCGCAATTACTTAACACAGATATCCGGCAAAACAGCTCAATTATTTTCATTAGCTTGTTATTCAGGGGCTTTGAATGGCGGCCAAACAGAGCGGTTTGCCAGAAATTGTTATTATATCGGCAGCCATATCGGAATGGCTTTTCAAATTATGGATGATATTTTAGATTATTCGCAAGCTTCCGAAGTATTCGGCAAGCCAGTTTTAGAAGATGTTCGGCAAGGTATTTATACCGCCCCGCTAATCTATGCTTTACGCAAAAAGAATCCACGGCTCCAACAATTGATTGCTAAACAAGCAACCATGACTGAAGTAGATGCTAAAGAAGTCCAACAGTTAGTGATTGAATCAGGCAGCTTATCCGAAGCTGCACGATTAGCAGAAAAATATACGAAAAAAGCACTTGCTCGTATTGAACAATTGCCAGATCAGCCTGAAAAAGCCATTATTCGCGAAATTACTTGTAATTTATTGAATCGTTCTCTTTAA
- a CDS encoding sigma-70 family RNA polymerase sigma factor, which produces MLGKEQLYVQMSDDELIQLIKNGNEELFDIIFQRYYVLAIKTIKDFYLKSYELEDLLQEARMVFLKVIHTYDSEKGHTFGNFYKLNLKHHIFSLVRKDMAKKRRLEKNAESLEGLLEKKEHMQHYILHGKEQLPTVELLQVREKLVDYQETLSKFEQRVFLNYIHHMEVEEIADKLECDLIQVKNALDRCKRKMKHLFD; this is translated from the coding sequence ATGTTAGGGAAAGAACAGCTTTATGTACAAATGAGTGACGATGAGTTGATACAACTCATCAAAAACGGCAACGAGGAACTATTTGATATCATTTTTCAACGGTACTATGTTTTAGCGATAAAAACGATAAAAGATTTTTACTTAAAGAGTTATGAACTGGAAGATTTATTACAAGAAGCCCGGATGGTCTTTCTTAAAGTGATTCATACTTATGATAGTGAAAAAGGTCACACGTTTGGAAATTTTTATAAATTAAATCTAAAGCATCATATTTTTAGCTTGGTTCGAAAGGATATGGCTAAGAAAAGAAGGCTTGAAAAAAACGCTGAGTCGTTGGAAGGCTTACTTGAGAAAAAGGAACATATGCAGCACTACATACTTCATGGAAAGGAGCAATTACCGACTGTGGAACTTTTACAAGTTCGGGAAAAATTAGTAGACTACCAAGAAACACTTTCCAAATTTGAACAACGTGTGTTTTTAAATTATATTCATCATATGGAAGTAGAAGAGATTGCTGATAAGTTAGAGTGTGATTTGATACAAGTCAAAAATGCTTTAGATCGTTGTAAGCGTAAAATGAAACATTTATTCGATTAA
- the gltX gene encoding glutamate--tRNA ligase, producing the protein MTKKVRVRYAPSPTGHLHIGNARTALFNYLFARHNDGQFIVRIEDTDQKRNIENGEKSQLENLKWLGMDWDESPDNPGEYGPYRQSERRAIYDPLVEQLLLSNRAYKCYCSEEELEAERDAQRARGEMPHYSGKCSHLTPKEQQEKEASGIEPVIRFRVSSENTYSFEDMVKGPITFEAASVGGDFVIVKRDGMPTYNFAVAVDDHYMEITHVLRGDDHIANTPKQLMIYEAFGWKAPQFGHMTLIINSETGKKLSKRDESILQFIEQYRDLGYLPEAMFNFIALLGWSPVGEEEIFDQASFIKMFDPDRLSKSPAAFDPKKLDWINNQYMKQTDLEIVTALAVPHLVKAGYIEADLSEEKKEWIQKVVGLYHEQMSYGAEIVGLASLFFTETPDLDEAAKEVLAGETVPEVLKAFDKVLSELETFDVASIKAGIKTVQKETGIKGKNLFMPIRVAVTGQTHGPELGETIELLGREKAKAHLQTAIAHL; encoded by the coding sequence ATGACAAAAAAAGTTCGCGTACGCTACGCACCAAGCCCAACAGGACATTTGCACATTGGAAATGCCCGGACAGCGTTATTCAATTATCTGTTTGCCCGTCATAATGATGGACAATTTATTGTTAGAATTGAAGATACCGATCAAAAAAGAAACATTGAAAATGGTGAAAAGAGCCAATTAGAAAACTTAAAATGGTTGGGAATGGATTGGGATGAAAGTCCGGATAACCCAGGAGAATACGGTCCTTACCGTCAATCCGAAAGACGGGCAATCTATGATCCATTAGTAGAGCAGTTGTTATTGAGCAACCGCGCTTATAAATGTTATTGTTCTGAAGAAGAATTAGAAGCTGAACGGGATGCACAAAGAGCTCGTGGAGAAATGCCTCACTATAGCGGAAAATGCTCGCATTTGACTCCTAAAGAACAACAAGAAAAAGAAGCTTCAGGGATTGAACCGGTCATTCGTTTCCGGGTTTCGTCAGAAAATACGTATAGTTTTGAAGATATGGTAAAAGGCCCGATTACGTTTGAAGCAGCAAGTGTGGGAGGCGACTTTGTGATCGTTAAGCGTGACGGCATGCCTACATATAATTTTGCAGTAGCAGTTGACGACCATTATATGGAGATTACGCATGTTTTACGTGGGGATGATCATATTGCTAATACGCCGAAGCAATTGATGATTTATGAAGCTTTTGGCTGGAAAGCACCGCAATTTGGCCATATGACGTTGATCATCAATAGTGAAACAGGTAAAAAGTTAAGTAAGCGTGATGAAAGTATTCTTCAATTTATTGAACAATACCGCGACTTAGGTTATTTACCAGAAGCCATGTTCAATTTTATTGCCTTATTAGGCTGGTCGCCAGTCGGAGAAGAAGAAATTTTTGATCAAGCAAGTTTTATTAAGATGTTTGACCCTGATCGCCTAAGTAAATCTCCAGCTGCTTTTGACCCTAAAAAATTGGACTGGATCAACAACCAGTATATGAAACAAACGGATCTTGAAATAGTGACAGCTCTTGCAGTGCCGCATTTAGTCAAAGCAGGGTACATTGAAGCAGATTTATCTGAAGAAAAAAAAGAATGGATCCAAAAAGTAGTCGGTTTGTACCATGAACAAATGAGTTATGGAGCTGAGATCGTTGGATTAGCCAGTTTGTTCTTTACTGAAACACCGGATTTGGATGAAGCAGCCAAAGAAGTATTAGCAGGAGAAACGGTTCCTGAAGTCCTTAAAGCCTTCGATAAAGTTCTAAGTGAATTAGAAACCTTTGATGTTGCTAGTATCAAAGCTGGAATCAAAACTGTGCAAAAAGAAACAGGTATTAAAGGTAAAAATCTCTTTATGCCGATTCGTGTAGCAGTTACTGGACAAACACATGGTCCTGAATTGGGCGAAACCATTGAATTATTAGGTCGTGAAAAAGCCAAAGCGCATTTGCAAACAGCGATTGCTCATTTATAA
- a CDS encoding Mini-ribonuclease 3: MIPHKEPDGEESNKETAEKDWSLLNGLALAYVGDAIYEIYIREHLVQIGYTRPNQLHKTATKYVSAKAQSSLMHEMLEEENFLTEEEVTMYKRGRNAKSHTSAKNADIVTYRTSTGFEALMGYLHLSRQTERLEAVISWCIHKVEVQHAKR; the protein is encoded by the coding sequence ATGATACCCCACAAGGAACCAGATGGAGAAGAAAGTAACAAAGAGACAGCAGAAAAAGATTGGTCTCTTTTAAATGGACTGGCATTGGCTTACGTAGGCGATGCGATTTATGAAATTTACATTCGCGAACACTTAGTGCAGATTGGTTACACACGTCCAAATCAGTTGCACAAAACAGCAACAAAGTATGTTTCAGCAAAAGCACAAAGCAGTTTGATGCATGAGATGCTGGAAGAAGAAAATTTTTTAACGGAAGAAGAAGTGACCATGTACAAGCGCGGCCGAAATGCGAAAAGTCATACATCTGCTAAAAACGCGGATATCGTGACGTATCGTACGTCAACTGGCTTTGAAGCCTTAATGGGTTACTTACATTTGTCTAGACAAACGGAACGGCTGGAAGCAGTGATCAGCTGGTGTATTCATAAAGTGGAGGTGCAACATGCCAAAAGATAA
- a CDS encoding Gx transporter family protein produces the protein MTKNQKIVYIALLAAQAVILGLVERSIPFPFAFAPGAKLGIANLITIIAIFTLPLKDSFTVVWMRLIMTTLLGGTLSTFMYSCVGALLSYLGMLLVKQLGPKYVSIIGISATGGILHNVGQLVVASWISQTWTVMLYLPVLSFMGILSGIAIGIAANYLLEHVRTLRDFQAVYYTQSAKKNQQSQWLKPIKD, from the coding sequence ATGACCAAGAATCAAAAAATCGTTTATATCGCTTTATTGGCTGCCCAAGCTGTTATTCTTGGATTAGTCGAAAGAAGCATTCCCTTTCCTTTCGCTTTTGCTCCAGGGGCCAAATTAGGCATTGCCAATCTCATCACCATTATTGCTATCTTTACCTTGCCGCTTAAAGATAGTTTTACAGTAGTGTGGATGCGGTTGATCATGACAACTTTACTAGGCGGTACATTATCTACTTTTATGTACAGTTGTGTTGGAGCTCTTCTTAGTTACTTAGGCATGCTGCTCGTAAAACAATTGGGACCAAAATATGTCAGTATCATCGGCATCAGTGCCACCGGTGGTATTTTACATAATGTCGGTCAATTAGTTGTCGCCAGCTGGATTTCGCAGACTTGGACTGTTATGCTTTACTTGCCCGTACTTTCATTTATGGGGATTTTATCTGGCATAGCGATTGGAATTGCGGCAAACTACTTATTGGAACATGTACGCACTCTGCGCGATTTCCAAGCGGTTTATTATACTCAGTCTGCTAAAAAGAACCAGCAGTCCCAATGGTTGAAACCAATCAAAGATTAA
- a CDS encoding NYN domain-containing protein — protein sequence MKKELLIIDGYNMIGSWPELVRLKNKDEMNDARDLLLHELANYQQYEDIEIRVIFDAQLVPGIQKSYKKYNLSVVFTKEGETADSYIERMIGEENLLITQVTVATSDLAEQWLVFQKGALRKSANELYKDLQLAKKSIEADAKDYRFQNYRRNSPWNRLQLDKLEKLRDDLTKE from the coding sequence ATGAAAAAAGAATTGTTAATTATTGATGGGTATAATATGATAGGTTCGTGGCCAGAGCTAGTGAGATTAAAAAACAAAGATGAAATGAATGATGCACGTGATTTGTTGCTGCACGAATTAGCAAATTACCAGCAGTATGAAGACATTGAAATTCGTGTGATATTTGATGCCCAACTTGTCCCGGGCATTCAAAAATCCTATAAAAAGTATAATTTGTCAGTTGTTTTCACAAAAGAAGGAGAAACAGCGGATAGTTATATTGAACGAATGATCGGAGAAGAAAATTTACTGATTACGCAAGTAACAGTTGCAACGAGTGATCTTGCGGAACAATGGTTAGTTTTTCAAAAAGGCGCGTTAAGAAAATCTGCTAATGAATTATATAAAGATTTACAGTTAGCTAAAAAATCCATTGAAGCCGATGCAAAAGATTACCGCTTTCAAAATTACCGCCGTAATTCTCCATGGAACCGCCTCCAATTAGATAAGCTTGAAAAGTTGAGAGATGACTTAACAAAAGAATAA
- the rlmB gene encoding 23S rRNA (guanosine(2251)-2'-O)-methyltransferase RlmB, translating into MPKDKNTFHKRNSKQTRRSSNQEKPKTSPRKPVETVEEEERDLIAGRLPAIEVLKSDRDINKIFIQEGLSGSKMNDIQQLAKKRSIQVSFVPKAKLDQLVDGITHQGVVIAAAAFQYATIDDLFAAAAEKNEAPFFIILDGVEDPHNLGSIMRTADASGAHGIIIPKRRAVGLTATVAKASTGAIEHVPVARVTNLTQTINELKERGVWLYGTDMAGQDYREWETSIPIGLVIGNEGKGITRLVKEQMDGMLTIPMTGHVQSLNASVAASLLMYEVYRGRHKS; encoded by the coding sequence ATGCCAAAAGATAAAAATACCTTTCATAAACGCAATTCGAAGCAAACACGTCGTTCGTCTAATCAAGAAAAGCCGAAAACCAGCCCAAGAAAACCGGTTGAAACGGTGGAAGAAGAGGAACGCGATTTAATTGCTGGTCGCTTGCCGGCTATTGAGGTTTTAAAATCAGACCGTGATATCAATAAGATCTTTATTCAAGAAGGTCTAAGCGGCTCTAAGATGAATGACATTCAACAATTGGCTAAAAAACGCAGTATTCAAGTTTCATTTGTCCCTAAAGCGAAGTTGGATCAACTAGTTGACGGCATAACGCATCAAGGCGTAGTGATTGCAGCGGCTGCTTTTCAGTATGCAACGATTGATGATTTATTTGCTGCAGCTGCCGAAAAAAATGAAGCACCATTTTTTATTATTTTGGATGGAGTGGAAGATCCTCATAACCTTGGTTCGATTATGCGGACAGCTGATGCCAGTGGAGCGCATGGGATCATTATTCCAAAACGACGTGCGGTTGGACTGACGGCTACTGTAGCAAAAGCCTCTACAGGAGCTATTGAGCATGTACCAGTAGCACGGGTAACGAATTTAACACAAACGATCAATGAGCTGAAAGAACGCGGTGTATGGCTATATGGGACAGATATGGCCGGGCAAGATTACCGTGAGTGGGAAACCAGTATCCCAATCGGTTTAGTGATCGGTAATGAAGGAAAAGGGATTACCCGACTAGTCAAAGAACAAATGGATGGGATGCTGACTATTCCGATGACTGGACATGTACAAAGTTTAAACGCAAGTGTTGCTGCCAGTCTTTTGATGTATGAGGTCTACCGCGGACGGCATAAAAGTTAA